The Pseudomonas sp. PDM14 genomic interval GCAGTCCACGTTGCTACCGGTAGGCACGGTATTGGATGTCGTGTTGTCGGGTTTCATCTGTCTGCATCTCAGCAGCGAGTTGACCTCGGAAGTATTTGCCGGCGCAGAGGAAAAGATCGTCGGAGCCCACGATGATGCTGCTTTGTACCTGGCAACGGAGGGCCGCTACGAAGGCGTGCACCTGGAGGCTGCAATCGAGCACCTGCGTCGGTTTCGTCAGTTCGATACCTATTCGCGGCAGGCGCTGAGCGAGCTGCTCCTGCTGGTGTCTTTGCCGCGAGCAGACGGCGGCGTATAACGCCGGCCGCCCTACCGGCGTTGGCCTGTTGGCCTAAAGGAACCAGCGGTACTCCCGCGCACTGACCTCATTCATGAAGTCCAGGTGATCCTGGCGCTTGTTCTCGCAGTAGACGAAGACGAACTCGCTGCCCAGTTTCTCCTTGATCACCTCGTGCGAGGCCATCGCCGCCACGGCGGTGAGCATGTCCTTGGGGAAGTCGATGCCGCTGCCGCGGTCCTCGTTGAGCGAGGGGATCGGCTCGCGTGCCTGATCGAGGCCGTACTCCATGCCGCTGAGGATGGCGGCCAGCACCAGATACGGGTTGGCGTCGGCGCCGGCGATACGGTGTTCGATGCGCAGGTTCTTGCCGTCCGACTCGGGGATGCGGATGCACGCGTCGCGGTCCTCGAAGCCCCAGCTGGCCTTGCTCGCCGAGTTGACCATGGCGCCATAGCGGCGGAACGCGTTGTGGTTGGCGGAGAAGATCGGCATGCAGTGCGGCAGCAGCTCCAGGCAGCCGGCCACGGCATGGCGCAGCGGGCGCTGCTGGTCGCCGTCGAGCAGGTTGTTGCCGGCTGCGTCGTACAGGCTGACGTGCACGTGCATGCCGCTGCCCGGCGCCTGCAGGTAGGGCTTGCTCATGAAGCTGGCGCGGTAGCCGTGCTGCATGGCCACGCCGCGGGTGCTGCGGGTGAACAGCGCGGCCCAGTCGGCGGCCTGCAGGCCATCGTCGCAGTGGGCGAAGTTGATCTCGAACTGGCCGGGGCCGAGCTCGGCGGTGATCACGTTGGCCGCCACGCCCTGCTCCAGCGCCGCCTCCACGGTTTCGTGGAGCACGTCGGAGAAGCGCGTCAGGCGTTCGATGTGCATGTTCGGCTGGTCGTCGGCGTCACCGGTCAGCGGGTCGCGGGGGAACTGTGGCAGGCCGTTTGAAAGTGCCCGGTCGAACAGGTAGAACTCCAGCTCGAAGGCCACCACCGGGCGAATGCCTCGGGCCTGCAGGCGCTTGAGCACGCGGGCCAGCACCTCGCGCGGCTCGAACTCGATGGGCGCCTCGGTGCCGTCGGAGCTGATCAGCATCTGTCCCATCGGCTGCTTCTCCCAGCGCACTGGCTTGAGCGTGCCGGGGATCAGCCGGCGCGGCGCGTCCGGGTCGCCATCGTTGAAACAGTAGTCGCCAATCGGGTGCAGGCCACCCTGGGCGCCGAGCAGCACGCAGTTCTGCGGCACCTTGAGCGGGCCGCCGGCGGCGACCTTCTCGAGCATCTCCAGCGGGTAGCGCTTGCCGTAGAAATGCCCGGGGATGTCCA includes:
- a CDS encoding DUF2388 domain-containing protein; translation: MATPVRLVLRPTLTGLLALAVSLHAQAFMPDEILGYDTDLPLTAQTSVDSAFGHDNGWQSTLLPVGTVLDVVLSGFICLHLSSELTSEVFAGAEEKIVGAHDDAALYLATEGRYEGVHLEAAIEHLRRFRQFDTYSRQALSELLLLVSLPRADGGV
- a CDS encoding glutamine synthetase family protein, whose amino-acid sequence is MTTTTTFPDLLSEVRAFRAANPDVRYVELICLDIPGHFYGKRYPLEMLEKVAAGGPLKVPQNCVLLGAQGGLHPIGDYCFNDGDPDAPRRLIPGTLKPVRWEKQPMGQMLISSDGTEAPIEFEPREVLARVLKRLQARGIRPVVAFELEFYLFDRALSNGLPQFPRDPLTGDADDQPNMHIERLTRFSDVLHETVEAALEQGVAANVITAELGPGQFEINFAHCDDGLQAADWAALFTRSTRGVAMQHGYRASFMSKPYLQAPGSGMHVHVSLYDAAGNNLLDGDQQRPLRHAVAGCLELLPHCMPIFSANHNAFRRYGAMVNSASKASWGFEDRDACIRIPESDGKNLRIEHRIAGADANPYLVLAAILSGMEYGLDQAREPIPSLNEDRGSGIDFPKDMLTAVAAMASHEVIKEKLGSEFVFVYCENKRQDHLDFMNEVSAREYRWFL